The window ATTCACATTGTGTGGGGTGAGAGAAGGACTTGGAAGTGGATGGGAGTCACAGGAAGCTGCTCTTTGGAGTTCAAGGGTGTGGTGCATCTTCTGTCAGTGCCCTGGTGTGTGTCTGGGCATTGCTGCCTCATCCCAGGAGCGTGAAACTGGGCAGAGATGCTGCTTCTGTGGTTCAAACAGTAGTTTTTCATCTACTATCACATTATCAAGGTAGTCAAACTAATTACTCCTTGTATGTCCTCCAGGGGAACCTCGGCTGGATGGTGGGGCCTCCACCTCACCGGGCCACAGTGATCCTCGTGGGGCCCTTCCTCGTCAGGATGTTCTGTAATCGATATCCCCTTAATCTGATACTATTCATTGCAAAGAGGGAAGGCAGTATTTAGAGCAGCCCCCATCCTTGGGGGGAGATGCCTGGGTTTAGGATACAGGAGTTAATTCCCAGCTGGAGGCTGTTGGATGGTGAGATCAGCCTGGGACCAGGGGCTGGTGACACTTCCAGTGGTGGCATTGCTGGGTGTCCCAGACAGGGCTGTGCCTCTCCAGTGGGGGAACTGGATTTTGGCTGCTCACACAGACCTGGCAATAAAAGGCTCTGAGGGGGTGGATCTTTAATTGTtttggctgcaggaggagcccaGCGCGGAGCCGGTCCCGGTACGTCTGTGTGTCCATCGTTCCTCTCCCAAAGGACCGAGGGACAGATCGAGTGGCAGGAGGCGGAAGCTCAAATAACGGGAGGGCAGGGTGACCTGGAGCAGGTGGGGATGGTGGTGAGAGCTGGGGGGATTCACCCAGCTCATCCCAACCCATCTCCCCCATCCCTTGCTGCCAAGGCCGCTGCTGAGCTCGCGGGTCCAAGGGGGGCTGCTGGGTGCCCCCCTCTCCTTCTGCCGCCTGCtgtggaggggaggggaaaattAATAATGCAAGTAAGAGAAGCACTTTCCACTCGTGGCCTGGGTTTAGGatttcttgcttcttttcttGGGTTTATGAAGAGGTCAGGGGTTTGGCCAGAGCCCACTGTGCCGATGGGCTGGGGGAGTTTATTTGGATACTTGCAGAGGTTTGGGATACAGAAACCTGGCCCTGGATCAtcagattaaaggaaaaagccaTTTCACCTCCTCAGATGGCCCCTATAGCCGGGGAAAATCTGCTTTATCCCTCCTTGGCTGGCCATGGATTGCGAAGGCTCGTTTTCCTCAACCCAGTAATTAGCTGGGCTTGTTTGCTAAGGATGAATTAAGCTGCTGCAGTAAGTGGGGCTCggtccaggagctgctggcagccctcaCAGCTCACTTCTGCCTcacttcttatttttctcctgcctttttcaGTTAATTTCCTATTAATTTGGTTCAGAATGAAGTTCTCAAATGACTGATAAATCTTATTTAAGCTTAGAAGCTAATCATTCTTGGAGGAAGGAGAGTAATAGAGGGGAACAAAAAAAGTGTGTTAATTTCAGTGAACCTCTCAAATATGAAATGTAACAAATGGTAAATTGTCCTATTGggttaataggaaaaaaatctgttcttttcaaTACCCAAACCCCATAATCCTCTTGTAATACTGATACACTGGCATAAATATTGTTAAATATTGGTATATCAACACATATTCAACCTTGGGAGATAGTTACCCTTCTTCTAATAGTACTTCAGagcatcctctttttttttttttttattggcaaGTGATTAAGTGTTTTCTGTAAATCTTTAAGGGCCGTGAACACCGCCACTAATTAAAGGAGTTTGTATGCTATAGGGGACTCACTCTTTAATTAAATTCATTAGGATTCTTTTGTCGCCTCCAGCATCAGAGATTGGCAAATGTGACTTAAACTTTTATAAGAGCCTCCCAGTATCCTTgaggaaatttaattttacatatatagatatatatatgtCTGTGGGGTCTGGATCTCACCCCGGTATGGTTTGGTCAACTCAtaattaacttttcttttttagcaaGTTTTTAGTTGCTGTGAAAGAATTGGGCAGGGGAAGGTGGTGGTTAAGTACACACAGGCAGTGGGAAAGGGCTTTTTCAAAGACATGGGTGTGGTTGTGATTGTTTTTAGAGGGTTTCTGTAGTAATTTcctaaaatgggaaaaaagtcaGGGAAGTCCTGGTGTCAGAAGAGGCTGAGTTGTCCCAGGAGGAGTCATGTTCATTGAAGTGGGCAAGGAAGACTCCCAAGAGCTCCTGTCACAGGacaatgtgatttttttgcaCCATTCCCTACctcattttctggtttttggtGTTCTGATCTATCTCCAATGCTTAATGGCAGAATAGTTGGTCCAAAGACTTTCATCTCTTGGATTTTAACAGATAAAAATCTCTATAGTCCCAagcatctccctctttctccaCTATTTCgcctgattttttccccccgtctttttctcctctcaccTGCAAACCCCACTTGATTTATTGTTCATCTTCCCAGGACACACTTAGAGTaagaaacagcaagaaaagtAGAGTAAAACCTGTGCACAGAGGTTCATACCTGAATAAACCTCTTGTGCAGACTGTGGTTGTGACAAGCTGGCGTGTgggagctgcacagagctggaggagggggagCTGCTCTGATTTTGGGGTCTGTCCCAGCACgtgtgcagggctgggtgaTCCCTGCTGTCAGGTTATTCTGCCTGGGGGTGCCTGGGGCTTCACAGCACATCAAATAATGATGCTGTCCCTGCTTACACgcagctggaaatgcttttTAGGGGTTCCCAGCCAGGGgagggtgggagcagagctcccCTGTGCTGGGTGAAGCAAAGGCTCAAAGCCAAGGGTGCCAAAGGTGCGTGAAGGAAATTAATTCCCCTTTCAGAGTGTCACAGTCGTGGTTTCCTTGTATTTCTTACATTGTCTTTATTATCCCCACGTGTTGAGAGGAGCCCAAAGGCACCTTAcgtgcagctccagcccccagATGAAGTGATTCATTACAGGGGTAGAAAACAGTGTGGGTGAAACACCCGCTGTGATTTCTGTAATCTGATGGAGAAAGGTTGGATGTGTGCATGGAGACAGGTCCCACTCGTGATGCTGCATCATCTTTTGGCAGCTTTTGTGGTACACACAGCCCCTGGTGgctttggggttggttttttttttttggagagtTTTGGGGgcatttaggatttttttttaataatacaaaCGACAACTTGCAAGACTCGGTGATTCAATACAATGagtgcagggagagctggagaggcagagaATGTTTCATGGCATCCCTGCTCGggatggaaaagcaggaatatataatgaaatatttgtgaTCCGATTCCTAAACTGGGCATTATTTTGGTGGGGTGAGGTGTTGtgtctggagcagggagccaCAGGGCATTTCTGCTGCACTGCCAAGGACCAGGTTCAGTACTGGGTAAAGCACTGATGTACAGAAGTGACCGAAACTCCTTGTCCTACGTGAGATCTCTGTAATTCTCCCTGGATTGCAGCTGTCCCGGGTCATCCCTCACTGGTGCAGTGAGGAGGGAAAACATGAAGATTTTGGGTTCCTCTCAGGGCTGTTGAAACACCCATGACATCCCACGAgcctctgctccatcccctcaTCCTGACACAGCATCACTGAGCTGGAAGGGGATGCTCAGGGAGCCGTGCCCTGGGCTCGTGGGAGCGCTCCAGAATCCGCCTCGCTgctaaaaataaaccagctgTGGTTTATTTATCCTGCAAAGGGAGCAGCAGATTTTCCTGCACCAGGCTGAGGCTGCAGTTTTGCTCCCAAACCTCCTTTTGCAGGGTCTGAGCTGCCCCTTGGAGGATGGGCAGTGGTGACGTGATGGGCGTTTTGAGGGGTGCAGCGATGGAGGTGAATTTGGGCATCTTCTCCTAGCCCAGCCCCTAGGATTGTTATTTTGGtgctttttccttgaaaaataaaagagatggAGTCAAGGAGCTGCCATCCCTCCTATGCTGGAGTCATCCTCTCTCCCACAGCCATGAAAGCCGACCGCAAGCGCTTGAAGGGGGAGAAGACAGACCTGGTGAGCCAGATGCAGCAGCTGTACGCCACGCTGGAGAGCCGAGAGGAGCAGCTCCGGGACTTCATCCGCAACTACGAGCAGCACAGGAAAGTGagtgcacagcccagcaccacGGTCTGGTGGCACAGAGGGCTGGCTGCAGGTTGAGAGTGAAACCTGGTTTGTAATCCGGCAAAATCCCACTAAAGGCACTGGACTCTTGCTGGAGTTGGGATGGACCACAGCAGGTTAAGGTTAAATAAACACTGGAGGAAATAGAGCCAGACCTGGGGAATTTGATGTCATTTTAACCAGGTGCACCGTGAAGAATGCACAGTGAGCATTTCTTTCTGGAGTCCGCCTGCATTCCGAATCTCCCCAAAGATGATTTGACATtcctgccagctcagggctctggagacacctggagctgctgctcgtGGTTGGGTGGTGCCCAAGGGGATGTGACAGAGAGGTTTTTGGTAGCACATGGATATTTTCCCTTCCTGATGGCCACCCCCTGTCGCGGCAGGAGAGCGAGGACGCGGTGAAAGCCCTGGCGAAGGAGAAGGACCTCCTGGAGCGGGAGAAGTGGGAGCTGCGGCGGCAGGCCAAGGAAGCCACGGACCACGCCAGCGCCCTCCGCACCCAGCTCGACGTGAAGGACAACCGCATGAAGGAGCTGGAGGCCGAGCTGGCCATGGTGAGCTGGATGATTAACACAGAGCTCAGTGTTTGCTGCAGTGGTTGTGTAGCTGTGCATTTCCACGCTCAAACAAATGTTCCCAAATAAGGAGAAGGGGGTTCAGTTACACCCCTGACTTTTAAGGAGAAGCACCGGAACTTTCTGTTCTTCGCTCACCGTGGTtggcccagtgccagcacagggacactgcttgggctttggaaatgtttcttaAAACCTGTAGCTGTTTCTATTGGAGGCAAGCCAAATCAGCCCTCCTAAGACATTAAGTATTTAAGAAGGAGCACAGAGGTGCTCAAgtgctttttggggtttcttagTCAGGTGTCAGATGCTTCTCTTGTGCCTGCGCACGGCTTTTGTTAGTTTCTGTGtcgtttgttttttttttttcttttattgaaacCTTTGCTTTACAAAACACACCCAAGGAGCCATCTCACAATATTATTAAGCCACTCTGGGAGGTTGCAGGTCAACCCTCAGGCTTGATACATCTTCACAGGTCTCATTACATTCTGGCCACATGTAAGACTGTGTCATGGCTGCACTACTGCAATACTGAGAGGAAAATATTCCATCTCTCAAAATGAGCTTGAtatccctggcacagggaacaaCGCTCAAAAATAACTTGATATCCCTGGCACGGGGAGCGGCACAGTTGGGATCTTTGCTTGCCCAGGGGAGGGCGGGTTTGGCGTGCGGTGTGTTGCTGCTTGTTCTGCTGCTCCGGGAGATGTTCATACAGTTTTCCCACTCCTTCACCACCACCTCGATGTCTTCCCCCAGGCCAAGCAGTCCCTGGCTACGCTGACCAAGGACGTGCCCAAGCGCCATTCCTTGGCCATGCCGGGCGAGACGGTGCTGAACGGCAACCAGGAGTGGGTGATGCAGGCTGACCTCCCGCTGACCGCCGCCATCCGGCAGAGCCAGCAGACCCTCTACCACTCACACCCCCAGCACTCGGCGGACCGGCAAGGTGGGCACCCGGCGCATCGGGCAGGTCCTCAGGGCCAAACCCCTTCTGGGGAGCAAAGATGGTCAAAACCACTCCTGCCCAAAGACGGTTTTGGAAGTTGCGGGGAGTTCAGGACCTCTGGACTGCCACCCAGTATGACTGAGTGAGCAGAAGCTGTTTATTGTTTACATTAAGCTGTTTTTATACATTCTAAGCCAGCTGTTCACAGGGTCACACGTTGTTTGATTGGAGGCTCTACACTGTCCACACATTTAGCACCCATCCTTCAGGACACGTAATTGGTCACAGTCCATCATCACGTCGGGCCTCCTTTATCTAGTTCTTGCGCTCTTGGTATTCTATTCCTCAGGCTCTTCTTTCTTAATTCAGCACTGTTTTCTGTCTCGGTAAGGCTGAGTGTGAAACCTGGTTTGTAATCTGGCAAAATCCCACTAAAGCCCCAGCTGGACTCTTGCTGGAGTTGGGATGGACCGCAGCAGGTTATGGTTAAATAAACACTGGAGGAAATGATGAATTCCTGAGAGTTCTGATAAGACTAAAGACGGTTAGGCTGGTGCCCATTATGACCTAAGCTCTTCAGATACATTGCTACAGGAGGTGCATCATTTTGCTTTGCTGGTGTTAATTCCCTGTTTCCCCGCTGCCTTCCAGCGGTCAGAGTGAGCCCCTGTCACTCCCGGCAGCCGTCCATCATCTCCGACGCCTCCGCGGCCGAGGGCGACCGGTCGTCCACGCCGAGCGACATCAACTCCCCCCGGCATCGAACGCACTCGCTCTGCAACGTAAGGGCCTGCCTGGGGGTGCTTCgaggctctgctctggggagatgggCTCTGGGGATTCTGTGGGGTCTCTGCTTCCCAAAACAGCATTGGGTTTGGAGTGGGGGGTACGCTGGGGGCTTGGCTGACCTGGAACGCTGCTGGCCTGGGGTTTatcccagccccagtgcagtTCAGCTGCACAAACGCTGCCTTTTGCCCCGGGGGTGGAGGGTCTTGGGCTGTATCAGGGTCTATTCAGTGGATCCATCTCCTTGTGCCATAGGGGGACAGTCCTGGACCGGTACAGAAGAACTTGCACAATCCAATTGTACAGGTAGGGCACGAATCCTCTCAAATCCTGCTTGTGAGACCCTTTCCTGTGCTAGAAACTACTTGGGGGTGGTGGGTCAGAGGCACCAATTTGGGATGAACGGAAGTCATCCTGAATTTTAAGTCTGGGATGTCTCATATTCCCATAATTTGCCCCAAAGTCCAGGTAATGCCATAGGCATTCACTGAGCTCAGCTTGTTGCAGTGTTGATTTTTGTAAGGTCCAGCCAAAGCATGTTATTCTTCTGAATTTGGCCTTAAAGCATGGGGATACTTTTGCAATCCAGACAGATGCTTTGTCTATTTATTCCCAGAGCTGGAATCCTGATCCAGTTGAATTAAAGAGGCCAAAATCCCAGAACTGTGGGAGAGAGGGCCCAATTTCACTGCAAATTCCACCATGCAGGTTTCAGGAATATCACTGTATTTTGGTCCAGGATCTTAACCTTACTTTGGACctagatgaaaatattttgtgggaTCTGgatgaaaatactttttggGAGCCGTACCCAAATTTTTTGGGGGCTGGGACCACACGGTCCATCATCCTTGACGTGAGTGAAGGGGAAGAGTGGCAAAGGAATAGCTGGATGCCCAAACTTGCGTCTTCTCCTCCCACAGTCTCTAGAAGACCTGGAAGACCAAAAacggaaaaagaagaaagagaagatggGCTTTGGCTCCATCTCCAGGGTCTTTGCCCGGGGGAAGCAGCGCAAGTCCCTCGATCCCGGTCTCTTCGACGGCACGGCCCCCGACTACTACATCGAGGAGGACGCGGACTGGTGACGGCGCCGGAGCCTCTCCCGGCCCTGCACATGTACATATTCCATACTGCCCATCCCACACCCCCCGTCCCACCTGTGGACGTGTTACCTGTTGTCTTGGGAGCGATGCAGCTGTGTCGTAACTTCAGtttttttccccgttttttttccatggtttttttgtttgtttgtttgtttgggttttttccgACACGGTAACTCCTTTGTTTGTCAGTTTGggtaggttgtttttttttttccccttgttttgggagggttggtttttgtgggttgttttttttttttgttctttttttcttgttcttttgaCAAAACTTGAAACTTGAAGGACTGCTGTGTCTCTGTAAATACGAGGAATATTGTGCACTTTGTGCTTGTGACGTCTCTTGTCCGAAACCCGCTGTTTTCCGGAGCCCAGCCCGCGGGATGTCCTCGCCTGGGGACAAAGGACCTGCCCAGCTGAGGGATCTTagagagaaaacacacaaaaacaacaacaagaaaatcTCCTTCGCTGTGATGTCTTCCTGGCCGAGCCCTGCGGAGGCAACCCGGGCTGGTTGTTACGCCTGCCAGTCTGGAAATAAGTGTTTTAACGTTCCTTTTtagttgttttaatttatttgcacAAACCCAGAGGAGCTATTCTAACTAAATTATTGCAGaagttttgggatttttatatttttccacGTCggttgggatggggaggggaagaagaagggggtgtttgtaCTGTACTGTCCTGGGAAGTTGCTGTCGGGGGGGATTGGGGCTGTGGACCCCCCAGCCCGggctccctcagctgccccaGGAGCACTTAACGCCTTGGAAAACGCAAACCTAAACACGTGCCGGGAAATCAGACAAGGGGGCAAGCTGGTGGGAGCTTTGCctgttgtttttccctgctttttttttttggggggggtggggagggctcACCCTTTGCTTCAAGTCAAATTTAGGGGGATCCGGCacgagctgggagcaggggagaggtGATATCCCGAGATATCCCGTATCCCAAGACGTTGCCCAGATAGAGCCGGCCACCCCGCCCCGGTTTGGGGCGCTCCTGCCGTCGGAGGGGGCTGGGGAAATCGGTACGAATCCCCACTCGGGAGGTTTTTCTGGCTCTGAGGTGATTTGGAAGCACAGGTGGAGCTTGTTTTTCCGAATCCCTTGGAAATGCCCCCCAAGCCACCCTCCCCAGCGCGGCGGCCGCTTCCCCTCTCCACTAACACGTGCCGCGCTCTGCTTATGCCAAGATAAGTACCTTATGCTTTAATGCTTACAATATCATTttaagctcttaaaaaaaaaaaaacaaaaaaacaaaaaaacaaatgtattaaGATTTATTTAATGATCTATAATagtgtattatttttcttaattccGAAACGTGCGCCctggttggaaaaaaaaaaaagaaatgggggCGTTTTGTCTTAAATCACCGAACGAAACCGATGCCCTCGCGCTGTGTATTCATTCCAAGGGATGATGCAGAGAGGCCATGGAGGGGGTGACAGAGGGACCAAGCccccctgggctctcctgggGTGGCAGGGCAGGCTTTTCCCCATGgcatttttctctgcagagaagcatttttatacatttttgttggggtgttttttgggggggggtttgttttggtattttgttctttgttcttCTTGCGTTTTTATAATTTAAACTCTAAACCACCAGAACAGATGAGCGATCTCCTTGTTATCGAGTAGTTTCCTttgcatttcagcttttttgtAAATTAGGAAGTAATTCTAAAAATTACTAAGAGgatgatttatttaaaagagaacTTTGCTAAATAGCATATGAATTATGGGTAACATTAGATTTAACTTTTCCCCCTGTGAGGGGGGGAGAATCCTTGAAGGCATGGatgcaaatataaaattataaaagatCTAAATAAAGCTTATTTTAAAGTATGGATGAACTCCACGTGGTTTAATTGGGTGTTGCCATCTCTGTCGTGGCACCAGGGTGCAGGACCCCCTGAGCACCACGTGATTTTGGGGGGGCTCCGAGGTGATGGGAGGATTCAGGAGAAGGCTGGGCCAGCTTTTCCCAGGACCAGCTCCCAGCCAAAGGCCTGATCCTGGATGCAATAATgctggcaggaggctgggaCTGGCTGCATCCCTATGAAATGGGGATTTCAAGGGTTTAAGGTAAGGACAGCCAGGAGATGTCCCCTCAGATATGGAGAAGAAGCTggagcaaagaaaaatagaaaaaactcGGGAGATGCCAGCTGGCTCTCCAACTCCGTCACCTGCAGCTGGAATCCAGCATTAAATGGGAACTACAGGTGGCATTAAAGGGcaactgcagagcacagctaAGAGCTGGCACAGACCACGGTGGGATTTGCTGCACTCGGAGCTGTTccctgctgagatttggagttGTCTTTTGTGCATAGGATGGGGTGTGGGTGCTCATCCATCCCATCTGTGGATTTTAAAGTTTTGGGAGCCCTGTGGGAGGCAGGAATGTGTCCAGAATGCCACACCAGTCCTGGAAAGGCTTCTGCCCTTGTGCCATGGGAGCTGTGCCAGACCTGTGCAGGGTGACACAGGGGAcacctcctgccccagagccacGGCAAGCAGAGGTGTCTGTGATGTCCTGGGCTGAGGGGTGCTCCTCTTGGTGGCTTTGGACCCCGACCTGctcttccctggcagcagagggtGCAGGAGCCTCgtccctgctgcatccccatCACatcagccccatccctgctgcatctCCATTGCatcagccccatccctgctgcatccccatCGCatcagccccatccctgctgcatccccatCGCatcagccccatccctgctgcatccccatTGCAtcagctgcatccctgctgcatccccatCGCAtcagctgcatccctgctgcatcccccTCGCAccagctgcatccctgctgcatccccttcacatcagccccatccctgctgcatcccctcgcaccagctgcatccctgctgcatccccatCGCatcagccccatccctgctgcatccccatCGCatcagccccatccctgctgcatccccatCGCatcagccccatccctgctgcagccccattGCATCAGCCtcatccctgctgcatcccctcgcaccagctgcatccctgctgcatccctgctgcatccctgctgcatcccctcgcatcagccccatccctgctgcatccccatCGCatcagccccatccctgctgcatccccatCGCatcagccccatccctgctgcatcccctcgcaccagctgcatccctgctgcatccccatCGCatcagccccatccctgctgcatccccatCGCatcagccccatccctgctgcagccccattgcatcagccccatccctgctgcatccccatCGCatcagccccatccctgctgcatccccatCGCatcagccccatccctgctgcagccccatcgcatcagccccatccctgctgcatcccctcgcaccagctgcatccctgctgcatccctgccgTGCTGGTTGCTGCAGCACCGCGCTGCGCTGCTGCCACCGTGTGAGCAGTCCCCGAGTTCCTACGCCCCCGGTGTGTTTGTTTTAGGTGTGACTCGCCCGCGTCGGTGCACTTTGCACCGCGCACCGCACACACGTTGTTGTGCACACATTCACGAGAGCCTTTTCTCCGGCGAGGACTTTAGACTGCGAAAGGCAAACATCACGTCGTTGTTGTGTGGGACGGGCACGGTGCCCCGCGGAGGGGACACCTCGTGTCCCCAGCACCCTCTCCTGGTGtgacccagctctgctggtccTGGCATCACCTCTGGGTGACATTACAACAGGAGCTGGTTTACCTGCTGTGTCACAGCCTTGCACTGGTAACCTGGGGATCAGGA is drawn from Hirundo rustica isolate bHirRus1 chromosome 22, bHirRus1.pri.v3, whole genome shotgun sequence and contains these coding sequences:
- the LOC120762376 gene encoding kazrin-like; protein product: MEHGPHGAQALLREEVAQLQEEVHLLRQMKEMLTKDLEETHGSKSPEVLSSTELKVQLAQKEQELARAKEALQAMKADRKRLKGEKTDLVSQMQQLYATLESREEQLRDFIRNYEQHRKESEDAVKALAKEKDLLEREKWELRRQAKEATDHASALRTQLDVKDNRMKELEAELAMAKQSLATLTKDVPKRHSLAMPGETVLNGNQEWVMQADLPLTAAIRQSQQTLYHSHPQHSADRQAVRVSPCHSRQPSIISDASAAEGDRSSTPSDINSPRHRTHSLCNGDSPGPVQKNLHNPIVQSLEDLEDQKRKKKKEKMGFGSISRVFARGKQRKSLDPGLFDGTAPDYYIEEDADW